In Puniceicoccaceae bacterium, one DNA window encodes the following:
- a CDS encoding CPBP family intramembrane glutamic endopeptidase, translating to MIDGLLFNLCALAAGVYLLHLWRIDLRVRSSSASLDTRALLPGSTPASLSACSIAVIGALLLIAALTWTEHAMGWLATQRTLSPWFLGAMLGAAITEELVFRGYLVVQHRGRTLLVLSAITFSIVFALMHPYLWTHASQPQNVIEWITKLRLSLTPQNLLATTSILILSLWYYTVRFAAFNPTHSLLPCFCAHAAANLTVFLIKLSTGHIN from the coding sequence ATGATTGATGGTCTCTTGTTCAACCTTTGCGCACTCGCAGCTGGCGTCTACTTGCTGCACCTTTGGCGAATCGACCTGCGAGTCCGCTCCAGCAGTGCATCGCTCGACACGCGCGCGCTGCTACCCGGCAGCACACCTGCAAGCCTGAGTGCCTGCAGTATCGCTGTCATCGGCGCCCTGCTTCTGATCGCAGCCTTGACTTGGACAGAACATGCAATGGGATGGCTTGCAACCCAGCGAACCCTCTCCCCCTGGTTCCTCGGAGCCATGCTGGGGGCAGCCATTACCGAAGAGCTGGTCTTCCGCGGCTATCTTGTGGTGCAGCACCGTGGGCGAACGCTGCTGGTTCTCTCTGCCATCACGTTCTCAATCGTTTTCGCCCTGATGCACCCCTACCTCTGGACCCATGCATCCCAGCCACAAAACGTCATCGAATGGATCACCAAGCTGCGACTCTCACTAACACCCCAGAATCTTCTCGCAACCACTTCCATTCTCATCCTCTCACTCTGGTACTACACGGTGCGATTTGCTGCTTTCAACCCAACCCATTCCCTGCTACCCTGTTTTTGCGCACATGCGGCGGCGAATTTAACCGTTTTCCTGATCAAGCTGTCCACCGGGCACATCAACTAA